In Streptomyces sp. SN-593, a single genomic region encodes these proteins:
- the tatA gene encoding Sec-independent protein translocase subunit TatA, which yields MLSNLKPLEILLIVAVIVVLFGAKKLPDLARSVGKSARILKSEAKAMKSEGASPAEGSTAPQTAARTIQSAPGDTASARPVSEPERTTSQS from the coding sequence ATGCTCAGCAACCTCAAGCCCCTGGAAATCCTCCTCATCGTCGCCGTCATCGTCGTGTTGTTCGGTGCGAAGAAGCTTCCCGACCTGGCGCGCTCGGTCGGCAAGTCCGCCCGCATCCTCAAGAGCGAGGCCAAGGCGATGAAGAGCGAGGGCGCGTCGCCGGCCGAGGGTTCCACCGCGCCGCAGACCGCGGCCCGCACCATCCAGTCCGCCCCGGGCGACACCGCCAGCGCCCGCCCGGTGAGCGAGCCGGAGCGCACCACCAGCCAGAGCTGA